A window of Mytilus edulis chromosome 10, xbMytEdul2.2, whole genome shotgun sequence contains these coding sequences:
- the LOC139491727 gene encoding uncharacterized protein codes for MTVVNMSEAIRCFSPYLRLTGTFLVYFLLFQTSVARDSICENNSNDKNMCSYLNDVSSTGYTCETRCCEGWTPDDDGHCVSSLPPDYKKPTMIGCPRLGEHIPVYIGTTRNVGFLSRKHFHAQDWKGSSLYVGISKDEFQHCRCSTPYENVTATSEKDAYGNRTICHFSVVIKDIYPPVYENCPYNQIVSFGENVTWTEPTVTDNVGVSHKNDPNQFNNTKLSPGLHCLVYNATDWSRNIGTCMFTVNVLHDAVSDCRTGGNSSITISGTILGALVIILIVMTVILIPLCKRRRRRNQLQRQSRSASNSSEVHLFTVYNNDPPPYDVVVSNKLPDYSPPTEPPSYDSLHSENAMNDQRGDIRCFVANNDVCASESALRGDSSNAFSLQHTINNDNKPNDTRHNVNLHSIQTNKQNNAPSTETLV; via the exons ATGACTGTCGTAAACATGTCGGAAGCTATCCGTTGTTTTAGTCCTTATTTGAGACTGACAGGCACTTTTcttgtatattttcttttattccaAACATCAGTTGCAAG AGACTCAATTTGTGAGAATAACagtaatgataaaaatatgtGCTCATATTTAAATGACGTCAGTAGTACAGGCTATACTTGCGAAACAAGGTGTTGTGAAGGGTGGACTCCAGATGATGACGGTCACTGTGTCTCAA GTTTGCCACCAGATTACAAAA AACCTACAATGATAGGCTGTCCAAGACTTGGTGAACACATACCAGTTTATATTGGTACAACACGTAATGTCGGATTTTTATCAAGAAAACACTTCCATGCCCAAGACTGGAAAGGGAGTTCCCTTTATGTAGGCATATCGAAGGACGAATTTCAGCATTGTCGATGTTCTACACCCTATGAAAATGTTACCGCTACCAGTGAAAAGGATGCTTATGGAAATAGAACAATTTGTCACTTCTCAGTTGTCATAAAAG atatctACCCACCAGTGTATGAGAACTGTCCTTATAACCAAATTGTTTCATTTGGAGAAAATGTAACATGGACTGAACCAACGGTGACGGACAATGTGGGAGTTTCGCATAAAAATGACCCGAATCAGTTCAATAATACGAAACTTTCCCCTGGATTGCACTGCTTGGTCTACAATGCGACAGACTGGTCCAGAAATATCGGGACCTGTATGTTTACAGTTAATGTATTACATGATGCTGTGTCTG ATTGCAGGACAGGAGGAAATTCATCAATAACTATAA GTGGGACAATCCTCGGAGCTTTGGTTATAATATTGATCGTAATGACAGTAATTTTGATTCCACTTTGCAAACGACGCCGACGACGAAATCAACTGCAACGCCAGTCAAGGAGTGCGAGCAATTCGAGTGAAGTTCACCTGTTTACCGTTTATAACAATGATCCTCCACCGTATGACGTTgttgtttcaaataaattaccAGACTATAGTCCACCCACCGAACCACCATCTTATGATAGTTTACATTCAGAAAACGCTATGAATGATCAGAGGGGAGACATCAGGTGTTTCGTAGCAAACAATGACGTTTGTGCAAGCGAATCAGCATTACGTGGCGATTCATCAAATGCATTTTCGTTGCAACATACTATCAATAACGACAACAAACCAAACGACACAAGGCATAATGTCAATCTGCATTctattcaaacaaacaaacagaataACGCCCCGAGTACAGAGACTCTTGTTTAA